In Triticum aestivum cultivar Chinese Spring chromosome 5B, IWGSC CS RefSeq v2.1, whole genome shotgun sequence, the following proteins share a genomic window:
- the LOC123113150 gene encoding protein DETOXIFICATION 16 — MAAAFLGRGQLLGDNPRPRGRLSRCCEPEREISSMLPAMEEPLVGGNGSTEETGGPKESLVVTEVKKQLYLAGPLIAGCLLQSVVQMISVMFVGHLGELALSSASIATSFAGVTGFSLLSGMASSLDTLCGQAFGARQYHLLGIYKQRAMLVLTLVSVVVAVLWAYTGQILLLFGQDPEIALGAGSYIRWMIPALFAYGLLQCHVRFLQTQNIVLPVMASAGVTALSHVLVCWLLVYKLGLGNKGAALANGISYLANVSILAIYIRISPSCRSTWIGLSKEAFRDILSFMKLAVPSALMVCLEWWSFELLVLLSGLLPNPKLEASVLSICLNTGSLAFMIPFGLGAAISTRVSNELGAGRPEAARLATRVIMVLGLTTGVSLGLIMLSVRNLWGYAYSNENEVVEYIARMMPLLSVTIIFDDLQCVLSGIVRGCGLQMIGACVNLSAYYLVGIPAALCFAFVYHLGGMGLWFGIICGIVAQMLLLLGITMRTNWDKEALKAKNRVFSSPLPLDMTT; from the exons ATGGCCGCCGCCTTCCTCGGCCGGGGACAACTTCTTGGGGACAACCCTCGTCCCCGGGGCCGCCTGAGCCGCTGCTGCG AGCCAGAGCGTGAGATTTCAAGTATGTTGCCAGCCATGGAGGAGCCCCTTGTTGGGGGTAACGGCAGCACTGAGGAGACAGGAGGGCCAAAGGAGAGCTTGGTGGTGACTGAGGTTAAGAAGCAGCTCTACCTTGCTGGGCCCCTCATCGCCGGATGCCTGTTGCAGAGCGTCGTGCAGATGATATCGGTCATGTTTGTGGGCCATCTCGGTGAGCTCGCTCTCTCAAGTGCCTCCATCGCCACCTCCTTTGCCGGTGTCACCGGCTTCAGCTTGTTG TCTGGCATGGCGAGCAGCTTGGACACACTGTGTGGGCAAGCCTTCGGGGCAAGACAGTACCATCTGCTCGGCATCTACAAGCAGAGGGCAATGCTCGTGCTCACTCTGGTGAGCGTTGTGGTTGCCGTGCTCTGGGCGTACACCGGGCAGATCCTCCTGCTCTTCGGCCAGGACCCGGAGATTGCCTTGGGGGCAGGGAGCTACATCCGGTGGATGATTCCAGCACTGTTTGCTTACGGACTGCTGCAGTGCCACGTCCGCTTCCTCCAGACGCAGAACATCGTCCTCCCGGTGATGGCAAGCGCAGGGGTCACGGCGCTGAGCCATGTGCTTGTGTGCTGGTTACTGGTGTACAAGCTTGGGCTGGGCAACAAGGGCGCTGCCCTGGCCAATGGCATCTCGTACCTGGCCAATGTGTCAATCTTGGCTATCTACATCAGGATCTCTCCATCCTGTAGGAGCACCTGGATAGGCCTCTCAAAGGAGGCGTTTCGCGACATCCTTAGCTTCATGAAGCTTGCTGTGCCATCTGCGCTGATGGTTTG CCTAGAGTGGTGGTCATTTGAGCTGCTGGTACTTCTCTCCGGACTTCTCCCAAATCCTAAGCTGGAAGCATCGGTGTTGTCCATTTG CTTGAACACAGGTTCATTAGCATTCATGATCCCCTTCGGTCTTGGGGCAGCCATAAG CACCCGTGTTTCAAACGAGCTTGGTGCTGGGCGACCTGAAGCTGCCCGTCTGGCTACTCGTGTGATCATGGTTCTGGGCCTCACGACTGGTGTGTCTTTAGGACTCATTATGCTCTCGGTGCGCAATCTATGGGGGTACGCATACAGCAACGAGAATGAGGTGGTGGAATACATTGCGAGAATGATGCCGCTTCTTTCCGTGACGATCATTTTCGACGATCTACAATGTGTTCTTTCAG GTATTGTCAGGGGCTGTGGCTTGCAAATGATTGGTGCTTGTGTGAATCTCAGCGCATACTACCTTGTCGGCATTCCGGCGGCGCTATGCTTTGCCTTTGTCTACCATCTTGGCGGAATG GGGCTGTGGTTCGGAATAATCTGCGGGATAGTGGcacagatgctgctgctgctgggcaTTACCATGCGCACCAACTGGGATAAAGAG GCTCTCAAAGCAAAGAACAGAGTTTTCAGTTCGCCCCTGCCTCTAGACATGACGACATGA
- the LOC123113151 gene encoding protein DETOXIFICATION 16 produces MEEPLVGGKSDSEETGGPKESLVVIEVKKQLYLAGPLIAGCLLQNVVQMISVMFVGHLGELALSSASIATSFANVTGFSLMSGMASSLDTLCGQAFGAKRYHLLGIYKQRAILVLTLVGVVVAVLWAYTGQILLLFGQDPEIAMGAGSYIRWMIPALFAYGLLQCHVRFLQTQSIVVPVMASAGLTALSHVLVCWLLVYKLGLGNKGAALANAVSYLANVSILALYIRVSPSCKSTWTGLSKEAFHDIVSFMKLALPSALMVCLEWWSFELLVLLSGLLANPKLEASVLSICLNTASLTFMIPFGLGAAISTRVSNELGAGRPEAARLATRVTMVLGLVTGVSLGLIIVSVRDLWGYAYSNEKEVVEYIARMMPLLSVSIIFDDMQCVLSGVVRGCGLQRIGACVNLSAYYLIGIPAALCFAFVFHLGGMGLWFGIICGLIVQMLLLLAITVRTNWDKEALKAKDRVFSSSLPLDMTT; encoded by the exons ATGGAGGAGCCTCTTGTTGGGGGCAAGAGCGACAGTGAGGAGACAGGAGGGCCAAAGGAGAGCTTGGTGGTGATTGAGGTGAAGAAGCAGCTGTACCTCGCCGGGCCCCTCATCGCCGGATGCCTGCTGCAGAACGTCGTGCAGATGATATCGGTCATGTTTGTCGGCCATCTCGGCGAGCTCGCCCTCTCGAGTGCCTCCATCGCCACCTCCTTCGCCAATGTCACCGGCTTCAGCTTGATG TCTGGCATGGCGAGCAGCTTGGACACACTGTGTGGGCAAGCCTTCGGGGCAAAGCGGTACCATCTGCTCGGCATCTACAAGCAGAGGGCCATCCTTGTGCTCACTCTGGTGGGCGTTGTGGTTGCGGTGCTCTGGGCGTACACCGGGCAGATCCTCCTGCTCTTCGGCCAGGACCCGGAGATTGCCATGGGGGCAGGGAGCTACATCCGGTGGATGATTCCGGCACTGTTCGCTTACGGACTGCTGCAGTGCCACGTCCGGTTCCTCCAGACGCAAAGCATCGTAGTCCCGGTGATGGCGAGCGCAGGTCTCACGGCGCTGAGCCACGTGCTTGTGTGCTGGTTGCTGGTATACAAGCTTGGGCTGGGCAACAAGGGCGCTGCTCTGGCCAATGCTGTCTCGTACCTGGCCAATGTGTCAATCTTGGCTCTCTACATCAGAGTCTCTCCATCCTGCAAGAGCACCTGGACAGGGCTCTCAAAGGAGGCGTTTCACGACATCGTCAGCTTCATGAAGCTTGCCCTGCCATCTGCGCTCATGGTTTG CCTAGAGTGGTGGTCGTTTGAGCTTCTGGTACTTCTCTCCGGACTTCTGGCAAATCCTAAGCTTGAGGCATCGGTGTTGTCTATTTG CTTAAACACGGCTTCATTAACATTCATGATCCCCTTTGGCCTTGGGGCAGCCATAAG CACCCGTGTTTCGAACGAGCTTGGTGCTGGGCGACCTGAAGCTGCCCGTCTGGCTACTCGTGTGACCATGGTTCTGGGTCTCGTGACAGGTGTGTCGTTAGGACTTATTATAGTCTCGGTGCGCGATCTATGGGGGTATGCGTACAGCAACGAGAAGGAGGTGGTGGAGTACATTGCAAGAATGATGCCGCTTCTTTCCGTGTCGATCATTTTCGACGATATGCAATGTGTTCTTTCAG GTGTTGTTAGGGGCTGTGGCCTGCAAAGGATTGGAGCTTGTGTCAATCTCAGCGCATACTACCTTATCGGCATCCCGGCGGCGCTATGCTTTGCCTTTGTCTTCCATCTTGGCGGAATG GGGCTGTGGTTCGGAATAATCTGCGGATTGATCGTGCAGATGCTGCTTCTGCTGGCCATCACCGTGCGCACCAACTGGGACAAAGAG GCTCTCAAGGCGAAGGACAGAGTTTTCAGTTCGTCCCTGCCTCTAGACATGACGACTTGA
- the LOC123113152 gene encoding uncharacterized protein, translating into MASGSRGDMDGRRWSDLPADVLREISGRVRAAAGFVSFHGVCKQWRGSRDPLSRRARATRTQFLPWLLAPPDEEPGHLKFRCVFSKASYRVVPPSPVPRRNWVCRTDGAGVWYLAVDERLRPSLHDPLTGAVAHLPTFPWGEGFNPCGVIYDDGTTFLYSYNGRSGWFRAALLRPGDAEWTAVERTLEAPLIWYREFCATYHGGKIMVTADASLWHVVTPDGDDGDDVLVPRPPPCLPSEEEPSCSRRYSHVLESCGELLWVVVQVQLRSYTPKSGLRPVLSVVVHALGEETTTSPPEKNTPRWVRKDGHGLTDRVLFLGWPNSFAWMPRGCWAVGTSTAGVSTSSTVKMRTCHVNVKRSACSGTTSSTTRSSTGTTVVKTILRSSSDCLKDWTRGGARGYYPNLLLLQFRNSMRGR; encoded by the exons ATGGCATCTGGAAGCCGCGGCGACATGGACGGGAGGCGATGGTCGGACCTCCCGGCGGACGTGCTCCGTGAGATATCCGGCCGcgtgcgcgccgccgccggctTCGTCAGCTTTCACGGCGTCTGCAAGCAATGGCGCGGCTCGCGCGACCCGCTATCCCGGCGGGCGAGGGCAACCAGGACCCAATTCCTGCCAtggctcctcgcgccgccggacgaagaACCCGGCCACTTGAAGTTCAGGTGCGTCTTCTCCAAGGCCAGCTACCGCGTGGTGCCCCCTTCGCCCGTGCCCCGGAGAAACTGGGTGTGCAGGACGGACGGAGCCGGCGTGTGGTATCTGGCCGTCGACGAACGCCTCCGCCCTAGCCTCCACGACCCTCTCACCGGAGCCGTCGCCCACCTGCCCAccttcccgtggggagaggggtTTAACCCCTGCGGCGTCATCTACGACGACGGCACCACATTCCTGTACAGCTACAATGGAAGAAGTGGATGGTTCAGGGCAGCTCTCCTGCGTCCCGGTGATGCCGAGTGGACGGCCGTCGAGAGGACCCTCGAAGCACCTTTGATTTGGTACCGTGAGTTCTGCGCCACGTACCACGGTGGCAAGATCATGGTGACCGCTGATGCTAGCCTGTGGCACGTAGTCACACCTGATGGTGATGATGGTGACGACGTGTTGGTACCAAGGCCGCCACCATGTTTGCCGTCGGAGGAAGAGCCCTCCTGCTCGCGCCGTTACAGCCATGTCCTCGAGTCCTGCGGCGAGCTTCTGTGGGTGGTTGTGCAGGTCCAGTTGCGCAGTTACACTCCTAAGAGCGGCCTCAGACCCGTGCTCTCGGTGGTTGTGCACGCGCTAGGGGAGGAGACAACGACGTCGCCACCGGAGAAGAATACACCACGGTGGGTGAGGAAAGACGGCCATGGCCTGACCGACCGCGTGCTGTTCCTCGGGTGGCCCAACAGCTTCGCATGGATGCCTCGCGGCTGTTGGGCGGTAGGGACGTCGACGGCGGGTGTGTCTACTTCGTCTACCGTGAAAATGCGGACTTGCCACGTGaacgtgaagaggtcggcgtgttcAGGTACAACCTCGTCGACGACAAGATCAAGTACTGGTACTACGGTCGTCAAAACAATCTTGAGATCATCGAGCGACTGCCTCAAGGATTGGACGAGGGGAGGTGCGCGTGGCTACTACCCCAACCTGCTATTGCTCCAATTCAG GAACTCAATGAGAGGGCGTTGA